One genomic window of Pecten maximus chromosome 3, xPecMax1.1, whole genome shotgun sequence includes the following:
- the LOC117324067 gene encoding AT-rich interactive domain-containing protein 4B-like isoform X1, with translation MAGDDPPFLVVGTEVSAKYRGAFCEAKVKKLVKCVKCKIFLKETQSSLLVTDDGVKGILKNGSTVEVKNPETGMLTEGVITRLTDTSMYTVVFNDGDEKTLRRTQLCLKGEKHFIESETLDNLPLSHPEHFGTPVMHSKNVKRGGRHSIGNDEDDDTSSDESIPKRAVYKGRLQNLVGKVMLAEMGDKRKQQVPVLVVLPDAHSTELRTKDHLLIKSFKDGKFHSIARKDMKEFSKETVQKNEDKTLKAAFEKCIAYYDNQDLPTSWERDELLGTDEEEITDDEESSDDEPSEEKDRFVAQLYKFMDDRGTPINKGPTLSNKDLNLYKLFKVVQNIGGYNKVTNQLKWRGVYAKMSLPPSNTASHQIKNAYKKYLHAFEDFYRKLGSSMGTISRPGRSRSHSGRGIHVPFKKESDKKEKNPQKKEDVKESEEKPESDTGEIEGKEAQETVVKRERSPIKRIMRHETTPKMDTKKEELKEKKVEKDDSTPKKTVKKELAKKDPDSAKKTAKTVKKEREEEKKAKKEMLAEQQKEKANEEKEKEKVKEKVPQEKKIVRRRSMRKDEKEMDLKGDDENCKEEEVKKDKPVDKETKPKAKLVTKDEKKDKKDEKKEDKKEVKITRKEMKKAAKAEEEPMEIEKPKTVKKDGKKSKVEDDKSEGSESEKPKGMQKKEALKKEDHDSEGGSVTSKKESKDVRTEKTQDEDKEDDGEETETDKKWSEEVESRTDINAEFPNGTRLQVRYGRGRNQKVYDAKVVEAGLDGSLVQYLVHYAGWNMRYDEWIKPERIVNVINRPDSDKKVKDFSPKSSKQQMQMINKKRGRPGSIPSQPSPPKPTIIVESRPGPVKARSPASSTKPKSRPTRSNSVEFKVIDGLPPKWRRTRRNSGVTESDVNSQGSDFEDFDQSDLDADEKEDMSECSPEMEELEKDTSVDSFDEEDDKEKEKDVDVALDMPKLEKKADEPELPVLKEIKDIPEEPKSKAQSSKSTTVESTPEVVTAETVEAVEQDKDKPETDPSESAPKLEAVEDLPTPTNSEPAGQESSSSEINSDKFKKDVFKWDIEEEEGEKATPKEVVTETSESLKEPTENISSDIVAENTENDEDMPPVIAPVLEKQVDSKEVLNVDVDKPAPEIRPEVIKADKQQEKVDKVAPVNDVFDKYEFRDDEEEITLPDLRAEAEKELKEKLKQEAVEMEKRIVKGKKKETKEKKDCKEKEKKEVKKGKMTMAERKMVILPEGTPDVEYEPPQKKAKEEKPSPAEKVPEVSTETAMSTLDKVISSVCDKAREFVMEETEGEKKKVKKKVKKKEVELTTPDVKRETAKKETSKGIKPVKSEKILNKGKGKKSKDSEGETEQLTDNSVSTSVRTEGKNECAMSPSVTSSHDTGSDQNRAVINPSLDSNLQMLSGVELLSGIALMNANEVISGRMDYGDPSKEASNSSAVNTVLDNTPPTTPEHDDSDGAPCTSRDHSSSQESQNKSDIDNGAENERQSVGGESPHGNASPSSNDGSVGSGNVACSESSNLDVPVSSNLGKRRKESEEPTPTKKKRKGKSKMTSERKTSKTVGSDSDEGNEGECSQDPASSSNSKSTSHLPGAAHSPRPSRYNLNLEEGKYLEGEKRIAFLMEKIQEIRKVYMNLKAEVACIDRRRKRARRKESVQHSSTAAETEYCR, from the exons ATG gCTGGGGATGATCCCCCATTCCTTGTGGTAGGAACAGAAGTTAGTGCAAAGTATCGAGGAGCCTTTTGTGAAGCAAAAGTGAAGAAACTAGTGAAATGTGTTAAGTGCAAG ATATTTCTGAAAGAAACACAGTCATCTCTCCTTGTCACTGATGATGGTGTGAAAGGAATCTTGAAG AATGGATCTACAGTGGAAGTTAAAAATCCAGAGACAGGCATGTTGACTGAGGGTGTCATCACCAGACTTACAGACACAAGCATGTACACTGTTG TGTTTAATGATGGCGATGAGAAAACACTCAGGAGAACACAACTGTGTTTGAAAGGAGAAAAACATTTCATTGAAAGTGAG ACCTTAGACAATCTCCCTTTGTCTCATCCTGAGCATTTTGGAACTCCTGTGATGCACAGCAAAAATGTCAAGCGTGGAGGAAGGCATAGCATAGG gaatgatgaagatgatgatacAAGCTCTGATGAAAGTATCCCTAAACGTGCTGTGTACAAGGGCAGATTACAGAACCTGGTAGGGAAGGTGATGTTGGCCGAGATGGGAGACAAGCGTAAACAACAGGTGCCTGTACTTGTGGTTCTGCCTGATGCCCACAGCACTGAACTACGCACCAAGGATCATCTCcttatcaaatcatttaaagatGGAAAATT ccACTCAATTGCTCGTAAAGACATGAAGGAGTTTTCAAAGGAAACTGTTCAGAAAAATGAAGACAAAACTTTGAAAGCAG cATTTGAGAAATGCATTGCCTACTATGACAACCAAGATTTGCCCACCTCATGGGAAAGAGATGAGCTCCTTGGGACAGATGAAGAAGAAATTACAGATGATGAAGAG TCCTCTGATGATGAACCAAGTGAAGAGAAGGACAGATTTGTAGCCCAGCTTTACAAGTTTATGGATGACAGAG GTACCCCAATCAACAAAGGACCAACCCTTAGTAATAAAGACCTGAATTTGTATAAGCTCTTCAAAGTAGTTCAGAATATTGGTGGATACAATAAG GTGACAAACCAATTGAAATGGCGAGGTGTTTATGCCAAGATGAGTCTACCACCTTCCAACACAGCTTCACACCAAATAAAGAATGCATACAAGAAATATCTTCATGCATTTGAGGACTTTTATCGTAAACTGGGCAGTTCTATGGGAACTATCAGTCGACCCGGGAGAAGTAGGAGTCACTCTGGCaggggaatacatgtacctttcaAGAAAGAATCtgataagaaagaaaaaaatccacaGAAGAAGGAAGATGTCAAG GAGTCTGAAGAAAAGCCAGAGTCAGATACAGGAGAGATTGAAGGGAAAGAAGCCCAGGAAACAGTAGTAAAAAGGGAACGTTCACCTATAAAGCGAATTATGAGACATGAAACAACACCAAAGATGGACACCAAGAAAGAAGAGTTGAAGGAGAAAAAAGTTGAGAAAGACGATTCTACACCAAAGAAAACTGTTAAAAAAGAACTGGCAAAGAAGGATCCTGATAGTGCTAAAAAGACAGCCAAGACTGTAAAAAAGGAAAGGGAAGAGGAAAAGAAGGCCAAGAAAGAGATGTTAGCAGAACAGCAGAAGGAAAAAGCAAATgaagaaaaagagaaagaaaaggTGAAAGAGAAAGTACCACAAGAGAAAAag ATTGTGCGTAGACGCTCGATGAGGAAAGATGAGAAAGAAATGGACCTGAAAGGAGATGATGAAAATTGCAAAGAGGAAGAGGTCAAGAAAGATAAACCCGTAGACAAAGAAACTAAACCAAAAGCTAAACTAGTTACTAAAGATGAAAAGAAAGATAAGAAGGATGAAAAGAAAGAGGACAAAAAGGAAGTTAAAATAACAAGGAAAGAAATGAAGAAAGCTGCTAAAGCAGAGGAGGAACCAATGGAAATTGAGAAACCTAAAACAGTGAAGAAAGATGGAAAGAAATCAAAGGTAGAGGATGATAAGTCTGAAGGAAGCGAGTCTGAGAAGCCAAAAGGAATGCAGAAGAAGGAAGCTCTGAAGAAGGAGGATCATGATAGTGAAGGAGGGTCTGTTACATCAAAGAAGGAAAGCAAGGATGTCAGGACAGAGAAAACACAAGATGAGGATAAGGAAGATGATGGCGAGGAGACTGAAACAGACAAGAAATG gtCTGAAGAAGTGGAAAGCAGAACTGATATAAATGCTGAATTTCCAAATGGTACCAGGCTTCAGGTTCGCTACGGACGAGGGAGGAACCAGAAAGTTTATGATGCAAAG GTTGTAGAAGCAGGACTGGACGGTTCACTGGTCCAGTACTTGGTACATTATGCAGGATGGAATATGAG GTATGATGAATGGATAAAGCCAGAGCGTATCGTGAATGTCATCAATAGACCAGACTCTGACAAGAAAGTGAAGGACTTTTCACCGAAATCTTCAAAGCAGCAG ATGCAGATGATTAACAAGAAGAGAGGAAGACCTGGATCAATCCCTTCACAGCCAAGCCCACCAAAACCTACCATCATAGTTGAATCACGTCCTGGTCCTGTGAAGGCCAGATCTCCAGCATCTAGTACAAAACCTAAGTCTAGACCTACCAGATCCAACAGTGTGGAATTTAAAGTCATAGATGGATTACCAC CTAAGTGGAGGCGGACGAGGAGAAACTCTGGTGTAACAGAATCTGATGTCAATTCTCAAG GTTCCGACTTTGAGGATTTTGATCAGTCTGATCTGGACGCAGATGAGAAGGAAGATATGTCAGAATGTTCTCCTGAAATGGAAGAACTGGAGAAAGACACAAGTGTAGATTCATTTGACGAGGAGGATGATAAGGAAAAAGAGAAGGATGTTGATGTAGCTTTAGATATGCCAAAACTAGAAAAGAAAGCAGATGAACCAGAACTTCCAGTTCTGAAAGAGATCAAAGATATTCCTGAAGAACCTAAATCAAAAGCACAAAGCAGTAAATCAACTACTGTGGAATCTACTCCAGAAGTTGTAACAGCTGAGACAGTTGAGGCTGTTGAGCAGGACAAAGACAAACCAGAAACAGACCCCTCGGAATCTGCACCTAAGTTGGAGGCTGTTGAGGATCTGCCTACACCAACAAATTCAGAACCAGCAGGTCAGGAGTCTTCCTCATCAGAGATAAATTCAGACAAGTTTAAAAAAGATGTGTTTAAGTGGGACATAGAAGAGGAGGAGGGAGAGAAAGCTACCCCAAAAGAGGTTGTTACGGAGACTTCGGAATCTTTGAAAGAACCAACTGAAAATATCTCATCAGATATTGTGGcagaaaatacagaaaatgacGAAGATATGCCACCTGTGATAGCACCAGTATTAGAGAAACAGGTTGACAGCAAGGAAGTGTTGAatgttgatgttgacaaacCTGCTCCAGAAATTAGACCTGAAGTTATCAAAGCAGATAAACAACAAGAAAAAGTGGATAAAGTAGCTCCTGTGAATGATGTTTTCGATAAGTATGAATTTCGGGATGATGAGGAAGAAATAACTTTACCTGACCTACGTGCAGAAGCAGAGAAAGAATTGAAAGAAAAACTGAAACAAGAGGCTGTAGAGATGGAAAAAAGAATAGTCAAAGGTAAAAAGAAGGAgacaaaagaaaagaaagactgcaaagaaaaagaaaagaaggaAGTAAAGAAAGGAAAGATGACTATGGCAGAAAGAAAAATGGTTATACTACCTGAAGGAACACCAGATGTTGAGTATGAACCGCCACAGAAAAAGGCAAAAGAAGAAAAACCATCTCCAGCAGAAAAAGTGCCCGAGGTATCTACAGAGACAGCCATGTCAACATTAGACAAAGTGATCAGTAGTGTTTGTGATAAAGCTAGGGAGTTTGTTATGGAGGAAACGGAAGGAGAGAAGAAAAAGGTTAAGAAAAAGGTAAAGAAAAAAGAAGTTGAACTGACAACACCAGATGTAAAAAGAGAGACAGCAAAGAAAGAAACCAGTAAGGGCATAAAACCAGTGAAAAGTGAGAAAATTCTTAATAAGGGGAAAGGTAAAAAGAGCAAAGACAGTGAAGGAGAAACAGAACAGTTAACGGACAATTCAGTTAGTACTTCAGTCAGAACTGAAGGCAAGAATGAGTGTGCAATGTCTCCATCTGTTACTTCATCACATGATACAGGCAGTGATCAAAATAGAGCTGTGATAAATCCTTCATTAGACAGTAACCTGCAGATGCTTTCGGGTGTTGAACTTTTGTCAGGAATAGCTCTAATGAATGCAAACGAGGTGATCAGTGGTAGAATGGACTATGGTGATCCTTCAAAGGAAGCGAGCAATAGCTCTGCTGTTAATACTGTGCTTGACAATACCCCACCCACCACTCCTGAGCATGATGACTCGGATGGTGCTCCGTGTACTTCTCGGGATCATTCCTCATCACAAGAGTCTCAAAATAAATCAGACATTGACAATGGTGCTGAAAATGAACGGCAATCAGTAGGGGGTGAATCTCCACATGGTAATGCTAGTCCATCGTCAAACGATGGCAGTGTCGGTAGTGGTAATGTGGCTTGCTCTGAAAGCAGCAATTTAGATGTGCCAGTATCCTCAAATCTCGGTAAACGGAGGAAAGAATCTGAAGAGCCTACGCCAACAAAGAAGAAGAGGAAGGGAAAATCAAAAATGACATCTGAACGCAAAACATCAAAAACAG TAGGTAGTGACAGTGATGAAGGAAATGAGGGAGAATGCAGTCAAGACCCTGCTTCATCATCAAACAGCAAATCAACTTCACACTTACCTGGTGCAGCTCACTCGCCACGCCCATCCCGCTACAATCTCAACCTGG AGGAAGGAAAGTATCTGGAGGGAGAGAAAAGAATAGCATTCTTGATGGAAAAAATCCAGGAAATACGCAAAGTGTATATGAACTTGAAAGCTGAAGTGGCCTGTATAGATAGGCGAAGAAAGCGAGCTCGGAGAAAAGAAA GTGTTCAACACTCTTCAACAGCAGCTGAAACCGAATATTGTCGGTGA